A stretch of the Desulfuribacillus alkaliarsenatis genome encodes the following:
- a CDS encoding UDP-N-acetylmuramoyl-tripeptide--D-alanyl-D-alanine ligase codes for MMKRTLHELIEMLGIKDDKIIVKFPDKIAGSTKLDYKSIVISGISTDTREIQEGQLFIPLIGDKFNGHKFRNVAFEQGSNISFWEESIAVPDIPGIYILVRDTLEYLQYLAKQYRKTLTAKIIAITGSNGKTSTKDLVASVLRQKYKVRVTKGNLNNHIGVPITILSIEDDDEYAVIELGMNHYGEIDLLTRIVNPDYGVITNIGESHIENFGTKDNIGKAKFELFYAMNNGYAIVNWDDAIIRKKTEDIVSKSTLQIIKYGIESHEVDFSAKLLNATDNVLSNTVFEVVDIINSKRYEFTINTQGKHNVYNALVAVSIGHMAEIVHTDIQAGLSQAKITSMRMEIIKYRNSYIINDAYNASPTSMKAAIEYLANLKEPLKKVALLGDMMELGEMAPDYHKEIGDFLLQENIDELIAYGNNAKHYIMVNDNDNDNDNDNDNSNSSTLISSFYENGKEQQLQSKIFHELNRGCVLLVKGSRSMKLERFININGSSNVKGD; via the coding sequence ATGATGAAGCGGACCCTACATGAACTTATAGAAATGCTAGGAATTAAAGATGACAAGATAATAGTTAAATTTCCAGATAAAATAGCTGGTTCCACCAAACTAGACTATAAAAGTATTGTGATTAGTGGAATCTCAACAGACACAAGGGAGATTCAAGAGGGTCAATTATTCATTCCTTTAATTGGAGACAAATTTAATGGTCATAAATTCCGCAATGTAGCTTTTGAACAAGGTAGTAATATTTCTTTTTGGGAAGAATCAATTGCCGTTCCTGATATACCAGGAATCTATATCCTTGTAAGAGACACACTTGAGTATTTGCAATATTTAGCTAAACAATATAGAAAAACTTTAACAGCAAAAATAATAGCGATTACTGGGAGTAATGGCAAAACAAGCACAAAGGACTTGGTAGCTAGCGTACTTAGACAGAAATATAAAGTAAGGGTTACGAAAGGTAATCTAAACAACCATATAGGTGTTCCTATAACAATCTTAAGTATTGAAGATGATGACGAATATGCTGTTATAGAACTTGGTATGAACCATTATGGAGAAATTGACTTATTAACAAGAATAGTTAACCCAGATTATGGTGTTATTACGAATATAGGCGAAAGCCATATAGAAAACTTTGGAACTAAAGATAACATAGGAAAAGCTAAGTTTGAACTTTTTTATGCTATGAATAATGGGTATGCTATTGTTAATTGGGACGATGCTATTATAAGAAAAAAGACTGAAGACATAGTCAGTAAAAGCACTCTACAAATCATAAAATATGGTATTGAATCTCACGAAGTTGATTTTTCAGCTAAATTATTAAACGCTACTGATAATGTATTGTCAAATACAGTTTTCGAGGTAGTTGATATTATAAATAGTAAGCGATATGAGTTCACAATAAATACCCAGGGAAAACATAATGTATATAATGCACTAGTGGCAGTCTCTATTGGTCATATGGCTGAAATTGTGCACACAGACATTCAGGCTGGCTTAAGTCAAGCAAAGATCACTTCTATGAGAATGGAAATTATTAAATATAGAAATTCATATATAATTAACGATGCTTATAATGCTAGTCCGACCTCCATGAAAGCAGCAATAGAATATTTAGCTAATCTGAAAGAACCTTTAAAAAAAGTTGCATTATTAGGCGATATGATGGAGCTTGGGGAAATGGCTCCAGATTATCATAAGGAAATTGGTGATTTTCTATTACAGGAAAATATCGATGAATTAATTGCATATGGTAATAATGCTAAACACTATATAATGGTAAATGACAATGACAATGACAATGACAATGACAATGACAATAGTAACAGTAGTACGTTAATATCTTCTTTTTATGAAAATGGTAAAGAACAACAACTACAATCAAAGATATTCCATGAATTGAATCGTGGATGCGTATTACTTGTTAAGGGCTCTAGGTCAATGAAACTCGAAAGGTTTATAAACATAAATGGGAGTAGCAATGTGAAAGGGGATTAA
- a CDS encoding UDP-N-acetylmuramoyl-L-alanyl-D-glutamate--2,6-diaminopimelate ligase, translating into MKLMDLISPLLHKDIINSDQIEQVQIKSLTSDSRKVQRGSLFACVPGHTVDGHDYALDAVKNGAVALIAERRLQIDTPQIIVPSIQKALPIIADKFYSHPTRSLKLIGITGTNGKTTTTYLVEKIFKDYGKKTGVIGTIEMRIGEEKYPVANTTPEPISLQENFHMMVEKEVEVAVIEVSSHALELHRVAGCDFDIAVFTNFTQDHLDFHSSLDEYKQAKAKLFSRLGNAYGDYEQKYTVLNADDPEYSYFAAAAIMQGFTYGIKNDADIKAYNIVNRPEGAKFTVDTPLGSTDISLKMSGEFSVYNALAAIAISLLQGVPLTLIKDSLEAVPGVPGRFEKVDVGQDFTIIVDYAHTADSLENVLKTIKGFSAKRIITVFGCGGDRDKSKRPLMGNVSKKYSDISIITSDNPRTEDVKSIIDNIMVAFKDAPDASYIRIDDRTSAIEHAVNIAEKDDVILIAGKGHETYQIIGTQKYDYDDRLKAIEAVRKKDR; encoded by the coding sequence ATGAAGCTAATGGATTTAATAAGTCCGCTGTTACATAAAGATATAATTAATTCTGATCAAATAGAGCAAGTGCAAATAAAGTCATTAACTTCAGATTCTAGAAAAGTACAAAGGGGCAGTTTATTTGCCTGTGTGCCAGGTCATACTGTAGATGGGCATGATTATGCCTTAGACGCAGTTAAAAACGGTGCTGTAGCTTTAATCGCTGAGCGAAGGCTACAAATTGATACACCTCAAATAATAGTTCCTAGTATCCAAAAGGCGTTACCAATAATTGCTGATAAATTTTATAGCCATCCAACAAGAAGCTTAAAACTAATTGGAATAACAGGAACAAATGGCAAAACTACTACTACTTATTTAGTAGAAAAAATATTTAAGGATTATGGAAAAAAAACTGGGGTTATTGGCACCATCGAAATGAGAATTGGAGAAGAAAAGTATCCAGTTGCAAATACAACACCGGAGCCTATTAGCTTACAAGAAAACTTTCATATGATGGTAGAAAAAGAGGTAGAGGTTGCTGTTATAGAAGTTTCTTCACATGCACTGGAATTGCACCGTGTGGCAGGATGTGATTTCGATATAGCAGTCTTTACGAATTTTACACAGGATCATTTGGATTTTCATAGTTCTTTAGATGAATACAAGCAAGCTAAAGCAAAATTATTTAGTCGTTTGGGTAATGCCTATGGAGATTATGAGCAAAAGTACACGGTATTAAATGCTGATGACCCAGAATATAGCTATTTTGCTGCAGCAGCAATCATGCAAGGATTTACCTATGGGATTAAAAATGATGCTGATATCAAAGCGTACAACATTGTCAATAGACCTGAAGGAGCTAAGTTCACTGTAGATACTCCTTTGGGAAGTACAGATATTTCCTTAAAAATGTCTGGAGAATTCAGTGTATACAACGCATTAGCTGCAATAGCGATTTCTTTATTACAGGGTGTACCTTTGACGTTGATAAAAGATAGCTTAGAAGCTGTTCCAGGTGTTCCAGGCAGGTTTGAGAAAGTGGATGTCGGTCAGGATTTCACAATTATCGTTGATTATGCGCATACTGCCGATAGTTTAGAAAATGTATTAAAAACTATAAAAGGATTTTCTGCTAAGAGGATAATTACTGTATTTGGATGTGGTGGCGATCGAGATAAATCAAAAAGACCACTTATGGGCAATGTATCAAAGAAATATTCTGACATCTCGATAATAACCTCAGACAACCCGCGAACTGAAGATGTAAAAAGTATAATTGATAATATTATGGTTGCTTTTAAAGATGCACCAGATGCATCCTATATACGTATTGATGATCGAACTAGTGCAATAGAGCATGCCGTTAATATTGCTGAAAAAGACGATGTAATCCTAATAGCAGGTAAGGGCCATGAAACATATCAGATAATAGGCACACAGAAATATGATTATGATGATCGTTTGAAAGCTATAGAAGCGGTAAGAAAAAAAGATAGGTAG
- a CDS encoding stage V sporulation protein D, producing the protein MRVTHMTVRKRTYIVLLVVIFIFLGLIFRLGYIQLFKTHWLTERAEDLWRRDIPVEAKRGKILDRAENEIAYNVSAPTVIAIPAQIKDPELTAQKLAPLINMDEEKVYSLITKRTLMVYLAPGGRKIDDQVANQIMRLRLPGIVITEESKRYYPYGNLASHILGFTGIDNQGLTGIELVYDENLKGKRGSISFFSDAKGREIPNEKDTYTEPIHGLDLVLTIDLTIQKIIERELDKAVQTYQPESILAIAMNPNTGEILGMANRPTYYPEDYQSYPQEIYNRNLAIWKTFEPGSTFKIVTLAAALEEGKVNLNETFFDPGYIMVANHRIRCWKHGGHGEQTFAEVVENSCNPGFVTLGQRLGSELLFSYIHRFGFGKKTNIDLPGEASGLMFKPGQIGPLELATTSFGQGVSVTPIQQVAAVSSIVNGGYQIQPHIVKGWRDPVTKLYVHKNEHATGNQVISSETSELVRLTLEGVVANGTGRNAYIDGYRVGGKTGTAQKVGPDGRYLKNNHIVSFIGFAPADQPELVIYVAVDNPQGIQFGGVVTAPIVKGIMGDALKHLGVEKRTEQLEMDYRYDDIRYFDVPNLVGEEIKDVRRTLRHFQLEVIGEGSKIVSQVPKHGQRLPENTTIRVYLNE; encoded by the coding sequence ATGAGAGTAACACATATGACTGTTAGAAAGAGAACTTATATTGTCTTACTAGTGGTCATATTTATTTTTTTAGGATTAATTTTTCGCCTTGGTTATATACAATTGTTTAAAACCCATTGGCTTACAGAAAGGGCAGAGGATCTATGGCGTCGAGATATACCCGTAGAAGCAAAAAGAGGTAAGATTCTTGATAGAGCAGAAAATGAAATTGCTTATAATGTTAGTGCACCGACTGTTATAGCCATTCCAGCACAAATAAAAGACCCAGAACTTACTGCCCAAAAACTTGCACCATTAATAAATATGGATGAGGAAAAGGTGTATAGTTTAATTACTAAAAGAACGTTAATGGTTTATTTAGCACCAGGTGGAAGAAAGATTGATGATCAAGTAGCTAATCAGATAATGCGCTTGAGGCTTCCAGGTATAGTAATAACAGAGGAAAGCAAACGATATTACCCATATGGAAATTTAGCGTCTCACATATTAGGTTTTACAGGAATCGATAATCAAGGGCTTACTGGTATAGAGTTGGTATATGATGAAAACTTAAAAGGAAAACGTGGAAGTATATCTTTTTTTTCAGATGCTAAAGGTAGAGAAATTCCAAATGAGAAGGATACATATACTGAGCCTATACATGGTCTGGATTTAGTATTAACAATTGATTTAACTATACAAAAAATAATAGAGCGTGAATTAGACAAAGCAGTTCAAACATATCAACCGGAGAGCATCCTAGCTATTGCAATGAATCCTAATACTGGAGAAATATTAGGAATGGCAAACAGACCTACATATTATCCTGAAGATTATCAAAGCTATCCACAGGAAATATACAACAGGAATCTAGCTATTTGGAAAACCTTTGAACCTGGATCTACATTCAAAATTGTTACCCTTGCTGCCGCTTTGGAGGAAGGCAAGGTAAATTTAAATGAAACGTTTTTTGACCCTGGATATATTATGGTAGCAAATCATAGAATTCGTTGCTGGAAACATGGAGGCCATGGTGAGCAAACTTTTGCAGAGGTTGTAGAAAATTCTTGTAACCCTGGTTTTGTAACATTAGGTCAACGTCTTGGATCTGAGTTGTTATTTTCTTATATCCATAGATTTGGGTTTGGGAAGAAGACGAACATAGACCTACCTGGAGAAGCATCAGGACTAATGTTCAAACCAGGACAGATTGGTCCACTAGAATTAGCTACTACTTCATTTGGTCAAGGGGTTTCAGTTACTCCAATTCAACAGGTCGCAGCAGTCTCTTCTATCGTTAATGGAGGCTATCAAATACAACCGCATATTGTAAAAGGCTGGAGAGATCCTGTTACTAAGTTATATGTTCATAAAAATGAACATGCTACTGGTAATCAGGTGATAAGCTCTGAGACATCGGAGTTAGTCAGACTAACCTTAGAGGGTGTAGTTGCGAACGGTACAGGTAGAAACGCATATATAGATGGTTATAGAGTGGGAGGAAAAACAGGAACTGCACAAAAAGTGGGTCCGGATGGAAGATATCTAAAGAATAATCATATTGTTTCATTTATAGGGTTTGCACCAGCAGACCAACCAGAGCTTGTCATATATGTTGCTGTGGATAACCCACAGGGAATCCAATTTGGTGGAGTGGTAACGGCACCTATTGTCAAAGGCATTATGGGGGATGCTTTAAAACATTTAGGTGTAGAAAAAAGAACAGAGCAACTTGAAATGGACTATAGATATGATGATATACGCTATTTTGATGTTCCGAATTTAGTTGGAGAAGAAATCAAAGATGTAAGAAGAACATTGAGACATTTTCAGCTTGAAGTGATTGGTGAAGGTTCAAAAATAGTTAGTCAAGTTCCAAAACATGGTCAAAGGTTACCCGAGAACACAACCATTCGTGTTTATCTAAATGAGTAA